One region of Vallitalea okinawensis genomic DNA includes:
- a CDS encoding AraC family transcriptional regulator produces MKKKGILFKQLFLCLILFLVVPTSIYTFFYHYNISDVMKQKIYESTTKHLNLLQKDVDKILEKSTKNLLALSIDPIIEDMMVMQNSGQQRSIEYIEHLMDFRFYCTQLEATEDYIHSVYLYNPTADYIITSGGESVSIDEFFDTSWVDSLEDITQLTILPSRQPIDNNHSYVDIDRDISSPVVTMAYPMDTGSIQTKGIIIFNIYEKQLIPLTEDFVFLMDMNGSLIASNDMKEWTNDPDAFIVGIHAFLEEANYPKDMLTYTHEQDKFLINSTYYDRRRMVLTTITPINDVMATIVQYQITVLVVSTVILLGGLILSFGISNKLYVPIKNTLNNLTTYPIPTIDSRGNELDYIKNVVNKIIEDDKAIKEQLNNQQENIYEAKVLQLIKGKTDTTSLFQSEQFFLCVLLSIDSYDEFIAKHSYKEQFYFKQLFLRQIETLFNEVFLSKGAMLEQDKIVFLVNGDATQLEGVYMDNILKAAQSMISEQFNRTISFGVSPLINGIPDLRDGYLNALSTLDYRISYGKESIIYSHLLNPAIHPENSYEELFVRVINQLELNHLEEIESCLDQLFASIKEKGDVTNDYVMTILSPLITRTYNYLSIHLLRFSRVLGDDHSSMYKLVSEQESLIALKKVLMDLYLKIILIQEDQGKNLSIIDRSLQYIKDNYNDHNLDLTVLSTEMNISYSYLRKQIKEQTGLTYIEYLNKYRIKKAKELLQQRTHTIKEISFLVGYNNDQSFNRYFKKYEGMTPGEYRRKL; encoded by the coding sequence ATGAAGAAGAAGGGCATATTGTTTAAACAACTATTTTTGTGTTTGATTCTATTCCTAGTAGTTCCAACATCCATATATACTTTTTTCTACCATTACAACATTTCAGATGTTATGAAGCAAAAAATATATGAGTCCACCACTAAACATTTAAATTTACTCCAAAAAGATGTGGATAAAATATTAGAGAAATCAACAAAAAATCTTCTAGCCTTGTCCATTGATCCGATAATTGAAGATATGATGGTCATGCAGAATTCTGGTCAGCAAAGATCAATAGAATATATAGAGCACTTAATGGATTTTAGGTTTTACTGTACCCAATTAGAAGCAACAGAGGACTATATTCATTCCGTTTATCTGTATAATCCAACAGCCGACTATATCATTACTTCAGGTGGTGAAAGTGTATCGATAGATGAGTTTTTTGATACCTCTTGGGTTGATAGCTTAGAAGACATTACTCAATTAACCATATTACCATCAAGACAACCTATTGATAATAATCACTCCTACGTTGATATCGATCGGGACATCAGCTCACCCGTGGTAACAATGGCTTATCCCATGGATACGGGTTCTATACAAACTAAAGGAATCATTATTTTTAATATCTATGAGAAGCAATTGATCCCCCTTACAGAAGACTTTGTGTTTTTGATGGATATGAATGGCAGTCTTATTGCAAGCAACGATATGAAAGAATGGACAAATGATCCAGATGCTTTCATTGTAGGTATCCACGCTTTTTTAGAAGAGGCGAATTACCCTAAAGACATGCTAACTTATACACATGAACAAGATAAATTTTTAATTAACTCCACCTATTATGATAGAAGAAGGATGGTTCTAACCACCATAACACCTATAAACGATGTTATGGCAACTATTGTGCAGTACCAGATCACTGTATTAGTGGTTTCTACGGTTATTTTATTAGGTGGCCTGATCTTATCTTTTGGAATATCAAATAAACTGTATGTTCCCATTAAGAATACCTTGAATAACCTGACAACCTATCCCATACCAACTATAGATTCCAGAGGAAATGAATTAGATTATATTAAAAACGTGGTTAATAAGATTATTGAAGATGATAAAGCCATTAAGGAACAACTGAATAATCAACAAGAGAACATATATGAAGCAAAAGTTCTTCAATTAATCAAAGGAAAGACAGATACAACTTCCCTCTTTCAATCAGAGCAGTTTTTCCTCTGTGTATTACTATCGATTGATTCTTATGATGAATTCATTGCAAAACATAGTTATAAAGAACAATTTTACTTCAAACAATTATTTCTACGACAGATTGAAACACTCTTTAACGAAGTATTTCTGAGTAAAGGTGCTATGCTAGAGCAAGATAAAATTGTGTTTTTAGTAAATGGTGATGCTACTCAACTAGAGGGTGTCTATATGGATAATATACTAAAAGCTGCTCAAAGTATGATATCAGAGCAGTTTAACCGTACTATTTCTTTTGGTGTCAGCCCCCTTATCAATGGTATACCTGATTTAAGAGATGGCTATCTAAATGCCTTATCCACATTGGATTATCGTATTTCATATGGTAAAGAAAGTATTATTTATAGCCACTTACTCAATCCAGCTATTCACCCCGAAAACTCTTATGAAGAGCTTTTCGTTAGGGTAATCAACCAACTTGAGCTCAATCATTTAGAAGAAATAGAATCCTGCCTTGACCAATTATTTGCTTCTATTAAAGAGAAAGGCGATGTAACAAATGATTACGTTATGACAATACTTTCTCCATTAATTACACGGACTTATAATTACTTATCGATACACCTTTTAAGGTTTTCAAGGGTTTTAGGTGATGATCATTCATCCATGTACAAGTTAGTCTCTGAACAGGAAAGTTTGATAGCGTTAAAAAAGGTATTGATGGATCTCTATTTAAAGATCATCTTGATTCAAGAAGACCAAGGTAAGAATTTAAGTATTATTGATCGTTCACTTCAATACATCAAAGATAATTATAATGATCATAATCTTGATTTGACAGTTTTATCCACAGAGATGAACATTAGTTATTCATATTTAAGAAAGCAAATCAAAGAGCAAACCGGATTGACTTATATCGAGTACTTAAACAAATATCGTATAAAAAAAGCTAAAGAACTACTCCAACAAAGGACCCATACCATCAAAGAGATTTCTTTTTTAGTAGGTTACAACAATGATCAAAGTTTTAATCGCTATTTCAAAAAATACGAAGGAATGACACCAGGAGAATATCGTCGAAAATTATAA